One stretch of Chryseobacterium scophthalmum DNA includes these proteins:
- a CDS encoding ABC transporter substrate-binding protein, protein MKIALLLPRSVIYPSMSFDMMDGFKQALKNIGLDGHHEIVSAGIGVAAKHEEIYERCEQFLLEGADIIIGYINPISAEFVHSLFESSGKTLIVLDSGYHFPAFQGRLSNAYFISLQGGLCTRVITHKAIEEGHKNFAFTCSFYDAGYRPSYIYPAAVEEKGGAIGFNHVTSLRREDFTLAPLTEYLEQQKETAVLATFCGDMADDFFRAGNDLVNNHSVYGTGFTSDEAWLSKMSYPGSDWSSAVAWSKTLMTPENETFVNIMNGIKEGKANLFSLLGWEAALFIAFENENFDGITINSPRGKVYMNPENRFTEAPVYYATVSKDETTGSCLLKDVEVASVTESERESLNNNIKYIQSIEANSWLNAYACLES, encoded by the coding sequence AAAATAGCTTTACTTTTACCACGATCTGTTATCTATCCTTCAATGTCTTTTGATATGATGGATGGCTTTAAGCAAGCCTTGAAAAATATCGGCTTGGATGGTCATCACGAAATCGTATCGGCAGGAATAGGGGTTGCAGCAAAACATGAAGAAATTTATGAACGTTGTGAGCAATTCCTTTTAGAAGGTGCAGATATTATTATTGGATATATCAATCCTATTTCAGCGGAGTTTGTTCACTCACTTTTCGAATCTTCAGGCAAAACATTAATTGTTTTAGACAGTGGATATCATTTTCCTGCTTTTCAGGGAAGGCTTTCCAATGCATATTTTATATCTCTTCAGGGAGGTTTGTGTACGAGAGTTATCACTCATAAAGCAATTGAAGAAGGGCATAAGAATTTTGCGTTTACATGTTCTTTTTACGATGCGGGTTATCGCCCGTCTTATATCTATCCGGCTGCAGTTGAAGAGAAAGGCGGTGCAATAGGTTTTAATCACGTTACATCTTTGCGCCGTGAAGATTTTACTCTGGCCCCACTTACCGAATATCTTGAGCAGCAAAAAGAAACTGCAGTTCTTGCAACATTTTGTGGCGATATGGCAGACGATTTTTTCAGAGCAGGAAATGATCTTGTGAATAATCATTCGGTATACGGAACAGGTTTCACATCTGATGAGGCTTGGCTTTCAAAAATGTCTTATCCGGGAAGTGATTGGAGCTCTGCAGTAGCTTGGTCTAAAACTTTAATGACTCCCGAAAATGAAACTTTTGTAAATATAATGAACGGTATTAAAGAAGGTAAAGCCAACCTTTTCTCCTTATTGGGATGGGAAGCTGCTCTTTTTATCGCATTTGAAAACGAAAATTTCGATGGCATTACAATCAATTCGCCACGCGGAAAGGTTTATATGAATCCAGAAAACAGATTTACCGAAGCTCCGGTTTATTATGCAACCGTTTCAAAAGATGAAACTACGGGAAGCTGCCTTCTGAAAGACGTTGAGGTCGCCTCGGTAACAGAATCTGAACGTGAAAGTTTAAATAATAATATTAAATACATTCAAAGTATTGAAGCTAATTCTTGGCTCAATGCTTATGCATGTTTAGAATCATAA